The genomic DNA CACGCAATGAAAAAAGCATATTTGTTCTTCTTCTGTAATGACTATATGTGTAAATCCAAATTAAAAGTCAGCAGCCCATTCGCTGTGTTGATTTAGCCCTCCATACATTGCATATGGATGGTAGCTTTGTTGCATGACTCAGTGCCAGATCTGGCTCACTGCCTATGACCTTCAGTGGATCAGCAACAATGTCTCCTTGTTTTCCCTGCAGTATGTCCATCAGTAACTTACACTACAGCAGCTAGAGCAGCTGTGCGCACTGTAACAGAACCATTTCCAAGAGCTGTGaaatatgcattttaaaaaaaaaatctaaggGGATTCAGACATTCAGCAGCAATCTCTGGCTCCACGTCCAGAAGGAAGAGGCTGAATTTGGAAGAAAGCATGGTGAAATTGTCCCCTGGTGACTTTTAATGATGAAGCAGAAATGTTGTATTTCAGCTTTGTGCAACATCTCGGCTTGTAGAAATATGTTCTCTTTTCCTTTGTATTGATCGCATCAGCCGTCACACTGATGGCACAACAGAGTGGCCATTTACATCAGGTCTAAAAGCAAGTTCTCCTTCTGTGGCTTTCAACAATACTTAAGATTATTGGTTTTAACACATAAACTTTCTACCTGCTTTATTTaaaggttgttttgtttttttaatggagCTTATATTAATACCGAGGGTTGGTTCTCAAGGGGCTAGAGATCAATTAACATGATGCATGTTTAATAATGAAACAATGTAGGCATAAAGTAGCAATAATATGTTGATTCAATTTTAGAattcatatataaatattttcagGCACAACATGATATATATAAATGATATATTGTATAAATATACATTAATGTGTCATCCATATTAAACAAACTGGAACGCTAATGATGACATTACTGCCAAGTGTGATGCCTGTAATAAAGCAGGAGGTATGCCTTCAGGTTCGGAGATTTCGTGCTCTCAATCTGTTATGGAAATGAGGGGATTTAGACTAAATCAGCTGAAATGCATGGTGTGGATTTTTGTTgtggatttatttttgttttgaaacCTCAGAATATTCTTGGGTTATGGACCAGATGTTCAACTCGAGCTTTTAGAATATATTTTTGCCTTCCACACTCTTCCCCTTATTCATCATAGCACCATAACCAGCGGGAATAATAAATAACGAAATGGTGATAAAATACAACTTACGGTCTAAAAAAGCAGGTTTATGAGTAATAATCTGACATATAGTGTCTTTTATACACTTACAGTTCATCGTGGGTCATCGTGCTGAGCCCAAGTAGGATTTAGGATAGTGTGGTTTTGTGTTGCCTATATGTGAGCCCCTTTATAAGCCCCATAAAGGAAGCTTCGGCTCTGTGAAAAACAGGTCACCAGGATGGATATTCACTAATGCTTGGGTTTAATACTTCACTCTGTGAGGTGAAGGCCACTGAAAATGCACCCAGGTCTGAAGATCCCATCTCTGCAAGCAGAGAGGGAGCCCATGCCTCTGCAGTTGTGGAATTTCCTTCAGACCAGACATGTGAAGCCAGTGGCCTGACTCAGTATCCTCTCACATTGGGATGCATTTATGTGGGGTGAAATTCTTCAAATGTTGCAGCCCTTAAATACCAAGAAGGACTGCATCATCTACTCTTCGTCCCCCTTCCATGCCCCCACCCAGCTCAtaatttctcttcctgtctctctatCCGTTGGCTCGTTCATCACTGTCTGCTTTGTAATAATATTTCTCTATTCCAAACCTCATTTTCTTCTTGCTGAGATTGATGGCAGCGATGACACCAAACAGTTTATCTCTCCATTTATCCCTTGTTTTCTCTTAATCGCCTCCCCTCCCTGAGCGCCTCTTTGTGTCTCGGGGAGTGAACTGGAGAATGGGAGTGGCGGGGAGGCTGATTGGGTACAATGCTAATTACCCAGCGTTCTGTGGCGGTCCTGTGATGACAAGCCTGCCACTGAGCTACAGGGAAACACAGTCAGAGAGAATTATGCAATGATGTGTCAGGAAGACAATGAGCCCTAATTTGACTGTCGCCTGTAAACCTCTGCTTAGTGCCTTAAATGATCATGAATTCATAACCTTCAAGTGTGACTATATGGAAACGGAATGTTAAGAGTTGTTTCATTTCTATTTTGGACTCTACAATTCAGGCCATTTTACAAAACATCTGTTTTCGGTTCTCAAAATCTGGACAAATAAACACATACTTATCATCGTATCATCatttaaaaatcttttaaaatttAGCCTGTTTAAGGAATAATACTTgtaacatacatttaaaaaatgtcagaCACCATTTTTTACCCCAAACTTTATTTGAACTgaacctgcagctcaacagATGATTGTTGGGGAGTTCTGTGTTCTGATGTTTTGTAATTACAAAACAGGATGATTGACATAAGTTAAAGAGCAATAGGGAGACCTCTTACTGATGGAAAAAGTATTGGAAACTGGGTGAATCCCATCAGGATAGGTATCTGAGAGTTGGAAGTAGGTATAGATGGAGGTACAGGTACACATTTTTAAAGGCGCATTCATATGTGTGAGGAGACCAACTGATGCCGTCACTGTTTTTGCATAATGTGAGATAAGACCCCATCATCTTTCCTCCCCCACAACAATTTTATAACAGACAGCTAATAAATGTTTcatggcagaacaagctgctcGGCTTGGCTTTATTAAATCTGAGATAataaaagaagagagggagaggaaaaaagagagaataggGGGTCGCACCAGAGACGGAGAGATAGGGAGATCGGCGTAGACTTTTCTCAGATCGACCGGCTGTATCTCCTGTTTCTGGGGCAACGGGTCCCGCTGTCCCCTGCCACCCCCTCTCACTTGCTTCCCACTCcgccagagacagacaggaaatgagaaacAGGCAGACAGGATATTGCGTTCTGGTGGCCTGGGGATTAACTGTTTTATCTaaactaacacacacatgcgtgtatacacacacactcactcgcacacatgcacacatccaTATTCTCACACATATTATTCATTCTCGGTAACATCAGGTGTAGATGGTGCACAACCAGAGAGGCAGACCATGCTGCCATGCATGCAGTTTTGTTTGTTACTTTGCACAAGTACATTACACcgattttaagaaaaaaaactatgCGCATTAGTGTTGCTCTCATGTGTCTGGGTGAGAATGGGGACATTTAAAGAAACTGGATTATTGTCAATTTAAAAGAGTGCAAATATTCTACAGAAAtggatttctgctgctgcaagTTTGTGTGGCCATTAATTAGCAACTATATGTGCTTTTTCACAATTTAGAGCATAGTCAGTGAGTGGTAGAACTGTGTATGATGTTACATTATTGATGCTTGAATGAATACAAATTACAGCATCTGTCAGTGTTTTATTAGTGTTTGTACCAGGGACCTTATCAGTGTTTACACAAACTGtgcatatttgtgtttatgtgggTGCATGaccatatatatacacacacatgcgtgtcTGCTCCTGTGCATCAGTGTGAGTCTACTGTATATATGAGTACAcacacatctatctatctatctatctatctatctatctatctatctatctatctatctatctatctatctatctactgtatatgtgtgtatttgtgtgagggtgagtgagtggTGGCAGGGGTAGTAAGTATCGTGGGGAATGCTGGGAGATTTTAATAACACAGAAGCAGTGCAGGGAGATTTAATAAAAGGAGATGATGTGATTACTGAACCCTGGCTCTGAGCCATTTTGCTTCACAGTGCAATATCCGCTAAAagtgcacacatacacgcacacgcacacgcatgctcgcgcacgtacacacacacacacacacacacacacacacacacacacacacacacacacacacacacactcacatcacaCATCCTTGTGCACATTCGGAAAAATCAAATACCAGACAGAACTTAAAAATACAACTTAAGAAAGTAAGGCTGCTGCATATGTTACCGTTGTCTTTGGGTCCATCATGCAACCCCTTAGATGCCCTGTGATTTTCCCATTTATGTATAAATACTGATTCTGTACACAGTTGGACACACGGTCAACTGTATAACTGTTCACATGTTTTTGCTAAACAGAAATGGGCCTTTAACTAAGACTTTCATTTATGTTCTGCAGAGCGTGCAGTAACCCTCCGTATAGACAAACCCTACCTGTATAAATATTCATCGCTTATGAAAGTCAGGACATCATCTGTAATCGCTTGGAGACACATCCATATTTATGTGGGCGGTGAGGTCCGATGCCATGTTTGTCAGTGCTCACAGGCAAAACGCCACATGACAAAGCTTAGGAAGATAATGAAGattcttttattgtgtttatatgCTATGGATCTACACTGAGAAAGTAGGAAAAGCCTAATTGTAACCACAAAATCCACACAAAACATCACCTATATCTGCCTCACCACATTTGATCTAGTAAGCAGTCAGTTTGTAATTAGCTATGCGCCTAACCCTTCAGAAATCCATACCAACAGATATAAAGATGTCAGCAACCAAAGGTCTTTAGAGGTTTCAAAGGCTCACATCCAGGCATTCTGCTCACATGAGCTATTATTCTGCATAAAGCCATATCAATAGTACACAGATTGCATTGGAAATCCTAGgtttttattcaaaacaaaCTCCTTTTAAACATGTCATTTTATGATGatgttttttattgttattaaactgttatattaataataatagacTTATTGTAGTAGTAACGGTAGTATAATGAGCTTGTGGATGTCCTTAAAACATACTATCTTAATATCTTTGCAGCTATATTGGAAGCTACACCCTGGTTAGTGTGAATGATACTTCTATTAGAAGGATTAGACTGATCTACTTACAGGCCCCCCCGCTGTGGCAGTTGTCCCAAGTTGCATTCATTTGTTAGGTTGAGTAAATTCCTACCATGCTGTGTGCACCATGATTATAGAGAGCAGGACTTAACAACTAACATCATCAGTCTTGTGTCAAGCAACCCTGTGACAATTTTGCTCTGTGGTTTTTTGTTCTCAGTGAAAAGaagcatttaaagcattgaAGTGTGTTTAAATGGAAAGTTAAACTTTTGTAATCACTTCCCTTTGGGGAAAATTCGTCATTGGTGGCAGAATTCATGATTTTCACAGGGTCTTACAAATATGTCAGCAGTTAAAACTTTTACCAAAGATACAAATGAGACTTTCAGTAGAAAtattgtttgtgtcttttctGAAATGCTGGGTCCTTTAACAATAAAGTTTATAGGATATTTATGTTTGTGTTACAAAGTCAGAGACACTGTCATTTGGGAAATTTGGGGAGTGTTTGGCAGATGGATTGGGAAAGATTAGCCATAGCAGATGCGTTTGGGACAGAATCACAGATTAGGAGCTCTAATGTGCAGACCTGGCTCCTTCTTTACACTCCAGATTTGGGCAACAACACCTTCCTATCACTCAGTGAGGGAGCTTCAACACTTCTGCCTTTATTTATTCCCTCCCCCTGACTGCTCCACACTAGTCCTCATATTCccttcatgtttgtgttttgctgtgttttagcATCCACTGAGTTTAATCCCTTTTACACCTATTGTAACACTACATCAGCCTTTTAGagagatgatgatgttgataaACAAGTTCCACTAGTGCAGGTTGAACTTGTAGCATGATGTTATGGTGGCTGCTGGTAACTCTAGCTAATATCAAACTAGGAATACTGATATTTGGTGGAAGAGTGTGTTCACATGTGTGCATgcctttgtgtgtatgtgtgcataagtgagaggagagagattaACCCCATGCTATCCCCAATCCCTGGTTATGAGTTTACAGCGTCTGTCTGGCCATTGCACTGTTTAAACAACAATCTAATTAATCCTGTCTTTATTAGTTTCCGTGAACTGAGGAGGCAGACTGGGAGGGCATGAGGGAGAATTGGGAATGCTGGCAGAAAATAccaaggagggagggggaggacacCAACAGGGAGAACAAGGATCAGAGAGGAATTTAATGGCAGGGACTTGCCCTGTGAATGGAAATGAGGACATGAAGTGTtgaggaaggaaagaaatgtAGGTGTTATAACGTCTCACAGGAGGAAATATGTTTggacaaagacagaaaagtgGTCATGGGGAAAACCACAAGTCTCTGTATTTAGCTCAATCATTGTAATTTATTGTTCAATAGGTGTTCTAAGGTTGTGGGTGGAATACAAATGGCCAGAGTTAATTTACCCTATCAAACAGATTTAAGCATTTTAGGATTAAAAATGGATTGCAGAAAGCAGATCTGTTATAATAGGCTGACTACTGCCATCTACTGTAATTACTGAGAAAAGAAACCACAATTTGGTCGACAAATGTAATTCCTCTCAACAGATGTTCACCTTGTTGCTCTGTGCATTGGGTAATGCTTATACGACCTTTAATTAAGAGAGTATGCTAATCTTCAGAATCATCTGAGCTGTCAGGAAATGTATCAAAACCGTGTATCTAACTTTAATTAAGCCACCTTTCTTTCTTGATTCTCATGTTTCCATATAATACTGTTTATactggattttgttttttattttttgtgcacTTCTAGGCTGTTTGTAAGAAAGTGCAGTTCCTGCCTGCAGGTGATCGGACGCTCAGAGCTGATAATGCGTGTGCAAGGACAGGTGTATCACCTCGGCTGCTTCACTTGCTGTGAGTGTGAACGCCGTCTGCAAAGAGGTGATGAGTTTGTGTTGAAAGAAGGCCAGCTGCTCTGCCGCATGGACTatgagaaagagagggaaatgCTGGCCGCCATTAGTCCCACACCAACTGAATCAGGTATCAGAAATCAGAAATtactgttagtgtgtgtgtgtgtgtgtgtgtgtgtgtgtgtgtgtgtgtgtgtgtgtgtttgtgtgtgtgtgtgtgtttgtgtgtgtgtgcacgcacatacAAAATAAATACTCTACCTTTTGCAATTATTTTGCTATTTGGTTTATTCAGTGAaaagtgaggatgaggatggtggtgttGGCTCTGGTGGGGGAAAGGGTGTTGATGATGGCAAGGAGCACAAACGTTCAAAACGGCCTCGAACTATCTTGACCACTCAGCAGCGCCGGGCTTTCAAGGCCTCCTTTGAAGTGTCTGCTAAACCATGCCGCAAGGTGGGTGGATCAAAATATCTCATTAATGAAAACATCTGCATGACAAACTAATCATTTTTGTTGTATTATGTTATGATGTGGCCTCATgccaaatttaaaagaaaataaaatcttacATTGACAGACATATTTAGACACTTTGACCTGACACTTGTACATTTAGATGTAAAGGCAGTCTATTTGTCTTTATCGTGTTTGAGATGCATCTGCATTGTTTGTGGTTTGCAATGACACAGACTTGCATTACAACTGACAATACATCAGTTCAAAAGAACAGCCTCCAGATGTTAGAAGCAGGATTGTGTCGAGGAACAGATCCAGGAAAGGCTACAAAAAATATGAAGGGTAACCATCAGCGCAGCAGATTTTATGGAAGAGTGGCCAAACAGAAGATGCTCCCTAGTAGAATGCACATGAAACACCACCTGGAGTTTCAGAATAACACCTTAGACTGTGGGACACAAGATTCTCGGGTTTGATGGATGACCAATATTGAACTTGTTGGTCTTCATTCTGACCATTGTGTTCACTGCTCTTCATCTAAACGCTGTAGAGGAATACTCTAATTAAAACATTATTCAGACCACTGGGAACTTCAGGCTGAGCCAAAGGTTCACTTTTAAATGCAATATTAATTTGCAAAAATATATAATCTGTTTTCACTGGTCCATTCTAGAGTCCTGGGTGgagattaattttttttttcaactttagCATTACAAAAAAGTGTCTGAAAACTTTACGACTATACTGTTTTTTGATAAACATAATTATCTTCCCTAGGTGAGAGAAACACTGGCTGCTGAGACGGGACTGACAGTGCGGGTTGTGCAGGTGTGGTTTCAGAACCAGAGAGCCAAGGTTAGAACAGCATGACAGGACGTCTATCTGTCACACTCGGACATGAAAATCATGCCGTTTACATTTTTGTGCCCCAGATGAAAAAGATAGCGCggagacagcagcaacagcagcagcagcagcaacaggagcaagaGCAGCTTGGAGGAACAAGGAGAGGGCCGAGTAGAGGCGGCCGTCAGAGCAATGATGACAGTGAGGGTAGGAACTCGATTTTACCGATTCAGATTTAGGAAGAACAAACCATGCATTTCATCAGCACAATTTAAAcaactgacattttaaaaatctcGTTTTCAAGCGGGACCAGGCCAAgacagcagcacaaaaacagcaaaaacgcAAATAAaatccattcacacacaaaacaaaacaagagtgGGATTACATGATGACATGTATGATGCAATCATAAATTCCAATTAAGCTTATTCCTTTGTTCTTTGTAATTGTCTTAAATTTCCCTAGAGATGTCAACATCAaatccttctgtacataattccTGACTCTCGGGACCTGCATCTGCATGATATCCGGAGAGTCATATCGACTAAGGGTCCAAGAAAAGATTCATAAGTAAAAGAGCCAGTGAGAGAGTCTACGAACATAAAAAGATGGCCAATGTGTGATAGCATACAGGCAACATTGATGTACATGATAGCTGCAAGCAGTAATAAAATGCAAAGCACAGTGATATACAGTTTCCAATTTCTTTTATTGAACAGATGGATCCAGTACCCACGGCATGGATGGCATACTAGGGTATCCCTCTCTGCCCCGTCAGCAGCTACTCGCTCTGGACCCCAACATTTATGGTGGAGAGCCATTTCGACATGGACTGACGCCACCTCAGATGAACAATGAGCAGATTCACTCCTATGGTAAGATAACTGAAGCTGCAAACACAAGTTACAGAAAGGCAAATCATAAATAACATAATAATGTATTTGAACCCCAACATGAAATGAAATATTCTCAATAATCCATGATGCGTGTGTTCGGTGAGCTTGATTTCAAACTTATTTGCTAAGGTAAACGTTTGTCTACTAGGTCGGCatgttactttttaaaaaaataaataaatctggtTTCAAAATCTTAGAGTTCAATGTTCTTTCATATTGATTATTGTTTTAATTGAGCTTTGCACATTCAATTTTTTTTACTACAGACTCAGAAACAGTGTTTCATGACCTGGACAGTGATGGCAGCCTTGGTCACCTTGGAGACTGCCTCTTAGCAACTGGGGAGGGCAATCTACTGCCGGGGCGAGTGGGAAACCCCATCGACCGTCTCTACTCCATGCAAAACTCCTACTTCACCTCCTGACCCATATAAACTCTCACCCCTTCCCATCCTTCTCCACCTTTCACCTCAGAGTTGCAGCTAATGAGATCTGTCTTTGAACATGCCTGTAGGAACATTCTACATGAAAATATCGACACCCAAACAAACTTTTATCACAGGCTGAATCCATCACTAAGTCAAGCTTAGTCGTAACATACCGTAAGTTAGCAGCAGATATATCCTTATTAAAAATCacatgctggaaaaaaaaaatgtaaatttcatGTAAAAGAAGAGCTGATTATCTCCTGTTGTATTTATGTAATGATAAATGAAAGACTTTCCATGGCACCTTTTCACAACCACCACAAACAAATCAATAGGGACACATATTTTGGCACAGATGTAAATATCATGAATTCCAAATGATAACTGGCTGTTGAAAACATTCACCAATCGTTTAACATCTTTTTAAAGAGTCTTAAAGGTCTTTTGCGCAGCTGATTTAACTTATAATAGTATATTGCTTTTTGAACGAATAGTGATTTGTAATTGTGTGTGAAAGACTGCAACATATACAGTGCTGTGTATGGCATGGAGTAAATATTTGCTCTcaggttagtgtgtgtgtttctgtgaccTGAGTATTAACTCAGGACATTGTGCTGAACAGGGCTGATATTTGAATAGCCCTAAGACCTCAAGAACACTGATCAAAGAGagcaaaaaaagaataatttcaAATTATCTTTATCTCCTTAAAAAGACAAGACAGGTATATATGGACCAAAAATAtccttttcattaaaatagatGACAGGGTAATTTGATGAGACTTACATTATATGGAAACAGGGTTCCAAAAGCGCTTGTCACTTGTTTtcctttctgattttttttaaacgcagTCAGCGTGCACTGATGAAAAGCATCTATTACTTCTTAAAAGTTAACACACTGGGTACTTGATAACATGCTCAAAATGTTAATTTGAGTACGACTCTCACAGATAGTTATTGTGATcaatttttgtcatttctttctTAAATCTCCACATGAATGTTAGATATTTCGTACATTTTTCTGTGTTAGAAAATATTTAAACTGTACGATATTTATGTTTTACAGAGTTGAGCTAAAGGAATAGCCTCCAAATCCAAGTTGGGTAGTAAATATGTCAGGCTTACAATGTAATGTTTATTAAAATAGGATTTCATGAGAAATATGGGCAAGAATTTCATAACATTATGTTTGACATTGGACTCATAGTAATTTTACGGTGACATTTTTGTGAATGTAACTTAATTGTGCTGTATTAGGCAACTACCTAGGTTTTTGTTCAGTGATTATAAGGTGATGTGCTTTGAATATAATGGTATCGTATCTCCAATACAGTCTGCAGTTTCATCTTTGGAGTGgactttctttatttttgtaaacaTGATgacaaaaaaatgcagaaaaaaattatGACTCCCATTACCACCTTCAAAGCATAAAATAATTGAACCAGAAATAGTCCTTTCTGCTTCATGATCACAGGGCTCGTAATtcatccccctccctctgtctctcggTAGTCTCACTGATTACAAATGAAAAacctcctttttcctttcttcacAGACTCCCAAGATTCTTGGTACTTGAGTAGTCAGAAGAGAGTGTGTGGGAGTAATACATTCCAGTTTAATATTTGACTCTGACCTTGTGAGAGTGGGAGAACATGAGtaactaaaaaaaacagcaaaaaacccCACAGGATGAGCAGTGcattcaattcaattttaatGAGACCAGTTTTATGAAAATAGGTAAAACCCatcttttttataaaaaagaaagtcTCAATAAAACACTTACCCAGTACAGAAAAGAACAATGCAGGAATCAAATATTCAGCATATTTTTTCACTTTCTATATATTTTACATACTTAATACAGAATGTATAATAGATTTAGGTATTATTCACAGTACATACAGTCACATGAAGAACCCGCTTATCCATATCCATGTTTTGAAAACCGTGATGTAAAGGCTATGACGATTGAGGGACTGGACCTTCATCTGGGAAAAGATATGGAATATATTGGTATAATATTCAGTAAAATAAGATGTAATGCCTGCAAGTCTGGTGCTGCTGTTTACTTTTGAATCTCTAGTTAACCATGGACAGGTCCAGCAAGGACTTACCCGCTCCGCCAATGTCAACTGTTTCTGCACAAGCCACAAAACGAGCCACATGAGGGGAACATGAGGTAGCGTTGTCCTGGTTCTCTCTGAGACATCGCTCAAAGTCCATAAATTCCTTGGAGCAGCCCTGCCTGATCCTCTGGATCACCGGACTATTAGCACAAATTAATTTTACAACATTATACCTGATGACATTTATAAAGAATTTTGGTGCCTtgcaaagtaaaaaaaaaaaaaaaaaaagacaaatatgaaGACGTTTTCTTACTGTGATGATGTACATTGTGCAACCTTCATCTTCAGTTCATGGCACCTTTGCTGCCATGTTGATGGGTTGGAGGCAACGCATGACCCATATGCCTCCATGTCTTTCTGACAATACTTTGTAGTTATATCTATAGCAGCCTGCCTGAAAGACGAGAGTGTAATCAATTTAATTATTTCAATAAGTTAACGCCGTTATTCTGGAAAAAACGAATACCGGTATGTTAAAAACAATGATGTGTCAAGTAGCAAACATCTTTATGTAAGTCAGTCTATGATATCTCTAGCGCAGCTGTTGGATTTTACACAAGTTAAACATATATCTTACATGATTCGTGCAGGAATTTCCTACGCGAAGAAAACAGTCAAGGTTATTGCCCCGTATTTGATTTTCTATGTACTGTGGCCACACATTTGAGGATCCAGTCGATGCGGAAATTACGTCATTTTAAAGTGGTCGTTGTTCGTTATTTGTATTGGTTCACATATGCGTCAATCTAACAATCTGACCACACGCATATGATGACGTTGTGTATAGTAAAGCTATATTACGAAAACCACTGAATGAAAACCTTACTGACAAATCCAGTGATATTATTATTTAGCTGTAGTTAAACACCTCAATAACTGTAGTTTTAATGTTATAATTTCATTTCAGTCATGCTTTGTGGAGCAGTACGTGTTCTTGCGTGCTTGCGTATGCGGAAGTCGTAGTCGCAGTAAGAGAAATTTAGTAACAGGGGATCTGAAGGCTGGTTCGAGTCCCGTTCCGTGCAAAATCGTAATTTTAACGGCCACAGCACGacgggtggtggtggttgatagaggggggagaggggtgaAGGTTATAAAATGAACGacataaagaaagaaaggagtATGGGTGCAGATGGAATCCAGGAACCGGGTAAGCCGCAAATGGCCCCCCGTGAGAACCATCATCTGCTCGATAGCAGCACCGGCGACGAGCTTGTGAGCTCGGTGACGCTATATAGGCGGAGACCCCGACTACTACACGGCACTGTCTTGCCATTCTTGGCTGTTCTATACCCAGGGTGGATGTACGTGTGGTTCGGAGTATACGGAGCTTCCGAATACCCGGAGGCAGGCCTCCTAGCACTAGCCGCTATCGGGATCGCGCACGTCCTCACAGCGCTCTCTGGCTATTGGTCCGTGCATGCGCACTGTTGGCTCA from Takifugu rubripes chromosome 5, fTakRub1.2, whole genome shotgun sequence includes the following:
- the lmx1al gene encoding LIM homeobox transcription factor 1-alpha, with protein sequence MLPTEISGGVCFTSSDHTEGRKEGMKTEETQQSCLQQPPPSTPFGPDFRGGGGELCAGCEAPIADRFLLRVNERSWHETCVKCAVCLSALTGTCYCRDRLLYCKHDYEKLFVRKCSSCLQVIGRSELIMRVQGQVYHLGCFTCCECERRLQRGDEFVLKEGQLLCRMDYEKEREMLAAISPTPTESVKSEDEDGGVGSGGGKGVDDGKEHKRSKRPRTILTTQQRRAFKASFEVSAKPCRKVRETLAAETGLTVRVVQVWFQNQRAKMKKIARRQQQQQQQQQQEQEQLGGTRRGPSRGGRQSNDDSEDGSSTHGMDGILGYPSLPRQQLLALDPNIYGGEPFRHGLTPPQMNNEQIHSYDSETVFHDLDSDGSLGHLGDCLLATGEGNLLPGRVGNPIDRLYSMQNSYFTS
- the chchd5 gene encoding coiled-coil-helix-coiled-coil-helix domain-containing protein 5, which encodes MQAAIDITTKYCQKDMEAYGSCVASNPSTWQQRCHELKMKVAQCTSSHPVIQRIRQGCSKEFMDFERCLRENQDNATSCSPHVARFVACAETVDIGGADEGPVPQSS